Genomic segment of Pirellulales bacterium:
GCAATTGCTGCGGTGGGTGGGCTTTGTGCGTTACGGACAGGCGTCTCCAGAGAGCCTGCAACTACTCGCCGCGCTTTCGAAGGAAGACCAAATCGCGATGCGACGGGCGACCGAATTCTTTTTGCGCGTGCGAAACGAGCTGCACTTCCACGCCCAGCACGCCAACGATGTGCTGGACCGCGCCGAGCAGGTTCGCTTGGCCGACCTATTCGGCTGTCGGGGGGCCGATGGCATTTTGCCCGTCGAGCAGTTCATGCGCGACTATTTTCGGCACAGTCGCGCGGTGCAGCAGATCGTATCGCGGTTTGTCGAAGGCGCCGATCCTTGGATCAGATGGGGCGAAAGGCTGTCGCCGATTTTCGGCCATCAGGTGGAAGGAGATTTTCGCGTAGGACCAACGCGGATTAGCGCCACCAAGCGCGGCCTGAAGAAGCTGCGGGGCGACCTGGTTGAAATTCTGCGCCTCGCGGATTTGGCCAATATGTACAATAAGCGAATTGCCCACAGCACCTGGGAAGCAATTCATCGGACAGCGCCTCAACTGCCAGCGGTCGTACCGCGCGAAGCGTCAGAACGATTCCTGTCGTTGCTTTCGCAGCCCGCTCGACTGGGCGAACTGCTGCGCAGCTTGCACGAACTGGGCGCGCTGGAAAAACTGATTCCGGCCTTCACGCACGCGCGCGGTCTGTTGCAATTCAACGAGTATCATAAATATACCGTTGACGAACATTGCTTGCGTGCCGTGGAAGCGGCAACATCATTGCTCGATGTTCCGCGGCCGTGGGCCAAAGTGTATCGGTCAATTCAGGAGAAGCGGACACTGCATTTGGCGCTCCTCATTCACGATCTGGGAAAGGGGTATGTGGACGATCATAGCGATGTCGGACTGCAAATCGCCGAGGAAACGGCCCGGCGATTGAGAATGCCCCCGCGCGAAGCGGAAACGCTGAAGTTCCTCGTTCACAAGCATCTAATGATGTCGCACCTCGCCTTTCGACGCGATACGAGCGACGACCAACTGATCGTCCGGTTTGCGGTCGAAGTCGGCTCGGCTGAAGTACTGCGGATGCTGCTCGTGCTGACCTGCGCCGATTTAGCAGCCGTGGGGCCGGGCGTATTCAATTCATGGAAGGGAGAAGTGTTGATCGATTTGTACGAACGAGCACTGCGTCACTTATCGGGCGATACCCCATCTCTGGCCGCCGATGAGCGCCGAGCGGACGCGCGGACGGCGATCGAGCGCGAGACGGATACTGCTTGGTTTGAACGGCAGATCGACTTACTGCCAAGTTCTTATTTGATGACCACGCCGGCGCCCCAGATTGCCGACGAACTGCGGCGTCTGCGCAACCTGGGTACGAGCGAAGCGCGAGTCTGGCATCTTTATTCACCGGAGACAAAAATCATCGAATACACGATCGGTACTTATGAATCGATCACGCCCGGCGTCTTCCATAAGTTGGCCGGCGCCTTGAGTAGTCAGGGGTTGCAAATTCTCTCGGCCAATATCAACACGCTGGCCGATGGGCTGGTGCTGGACCGCTTCCGCGTGCAAGATCCGGATTTTTCTTGCGCGCCAGCGAGCCAGCGACTGGAGGAGATTGATCGACGCCTCATCGACTCGCTCGCCTGCGGCGAACCGCCGGTTTTTCGCCGCGTGTGGCAAAGCAGCACTCGCCGTGCTAGCGACGTGCTGCACATTCAGCCGACTCGGGTGCGAATCGACAACAGCACGTCGGAGCAGTTCACCATCATCGATGTGTTCGCCTGCGACCGCTTGGGCTTGCTGTACACGATTTCCCGCACGCTGTTTGACCTGGGGCTTTCGGTGTCGCTCGCCAAAATTGGCACGTACCTCGACCAAGTGGTGGATGTGTTCTATGTCACCGATGAATTGGGCGACAAGATCGAAAACGAAGATCGGCTGGACCAAATTCGCACGCGGCTGCTCCAAGCGATTCAAGTCTTGGAAAGTGGCGCGCCAGCGAACGCAGCCCAGGCATGATGCTCGCTGACTAATTGCGCAGCAACCGCCGTAGTAGCACTTCATCGATGCGTCCGCGAAAGCGCTCTTTGCCATCGATTGCCACAACGGGCACCCAGTGGTCGTACTTTTCGCGTAGCGCAGGATCCGAATCGACGTCGATTTCGTCGATCGAAAGCCCGTGGGAAAACAGCACCGACTTCGCCTGCTCGCATAAGCAGCATCCCTGTCGGGTGTAAAGAATCGCGGTTGGCATGGGATCGGAAGGCAGACGTTTCATCTCAACCGTGTATGTTGCAGGCGGCACCAGTCGCATGGAACGATGTAATTTTCATGCTTCGACACGGGCAGAACCCTCCCTTGGCTGCCGCCTGCCTGACCGCAGCACGACCGAAAACAATGCGTTTCTGGCTCGGTGGCCTCCTGCTTTTGGGGAACAAAGGACGAAAAACCGTCTCATTTTTTTGATAATCTAACCCTTAGCGGCCAAATCGACCAGCGAATTGCTGGTAATTCTTGCATTTTCTTGATATTCTATTTCAATGAGGTTTGGGTCGCGGCGGCGAGGTTGGATGCCGCTGCGGGAGGGAAATTCTTAGTCGTCTCGCACTGGTCTCGCAAGCGTGGCGGGTCTCGTCATGGTCGCGCTTAGCACCGACAAATTTGGAGATTTACTGCGTCGCAGCGAGTTGGTCGATCAAGATGCGCTCGATCAAGCAATTGCCAAGATCGAGCGCGAAGCGGGACTTTCTATCGACGGGCCAGCCTTGGCCGACAAGCTGGTGGAGGCCCGGCTGATTACGCCGTGGCATCGCGAAAAGCTGCTGGAGGGCAAATACAAAGGCTTTCGCCTCGGCGATAAGTACAAGCTGCTGGGGCATATCGGCACCGGCGGTATGAGCACCGTCTATCTGGCCGAGCACAGCAAGATGCAGCGCCTCGTGGCGATCAAGCTGCTGCCCAAGAAGCGCGTCAACGATTCGTCTTATCTGGCCCGATTTTATCGCGAGGCGCAAGCGGCGGCCAAGCTCGACCACAAGAACATCGTTCGCGCTTACGACATCGATCACCAAGACGACAATCACTTCTTGGTGATGGAGTATGTCGAAGGGCGTGACTTGCAAACCTACGTGCGAGACGCCGGCCAGTTGGATTACGACCTGGCCGCGGACTTTATTCGCCAGGCCGCGGAAGGTTTGGAACACGCTCATCAAGCGGGCTTGATTCATCGCGACATCAAGCCGTCGAATTTGCTCGTCGATCAGCGCGGCGTTGTGAAAGTGCTGGATATGGGACTGGCGCGGTGGGAAGACGATAAGGCGGCCTCCCTCACGATCGCCCACGAAGAAAATGTGCTGGGAACGGCCGATTATTTGGCCCCCGAGCAGGCTAAGAACAGCCACAGTGTCGATAAGCGGGCGGACATCTACAGTCTCGGATGCACCTTATATTTCCTGCTCACGGGCCATGCGCCATTCCCAACGGGATCGTTGCCGGAGAGGATTGCGAAGCACTTGAGCGAAATGCCCAAGAGCATTTACGAGGACCGTCGAGATGCTCCGCAAGCGCTCGTGGATGTTTGCTTGCGAATGATGGCAAAGAATGCGGAGGCGCGCTATCAATCGGCCGGCGAAGTCGCCGCCACGCTGACCAAATGGCTGCAATCTCGCGGCAAGGACGTGACCGGCGACAGCACGTTGCGCGGAGATTCGCGCCCGGTCGGGCCGCCGCCGCGCCGTCCGTTGCACCCTCCTCGACGAAAAGACAAGTCGAGCGACGACGACACGGTTTCCAACCGCAACCAGGATACGATTAAAGGCAAATCAAATTCGTTCAGTCCGCCGCGGGGGCCCGCGCGGCCGAGCTCCGATTCGCAGATTCTCCACGGAGGCAGCAGCGTCCGCATCAGCGGCAGCAGCATCATTCGGCACGGCAGCAGCATCGTGCGCGCCGACAGCAGCAGCGTGCTCGGCGGCAAGTCGGGGGCTCTTAAAGGCTCCGGCAAATCGCTGCCGGTCGCCAAGTCGTTGAAGCAAAAAGATGACGAGCCGTTGAGTAGCTTGCTGGAAGAAGCGGCCGAATTAGTTCAGCACGAGATGGAAGACCGTATCCGCGCCGGCGCCAACCGCACCCCCGCACGCCCCAATCAGCCAAATTCACCAGCCGGGTACACGCCAAGCTATCGGCAACCTTCTGCCGACGGCGGCTTGCCCATTTGGGCTTGGGCCGTCATCGGTGCCGCCATTGTCGCGGCCTTGATCGGCGTTGCCATTATTGCTTCGAGCGGCGGTTAAACCTACGTTGCTGCTGCAAGGGCAGGTGTTCTAAAAGGCCAGGCAACGTGATGACATCGATGCGTGATCTTTACTAAATCAACCTATTGCAATTTGCTGAAGTCGAACGGCGACCAAGGCAATGTCTGCGGATCGTAGCGAAGGTGCGTTGAGACGAGCGAATCGACTGCAATTCGAGCCAAGAGAATGGCTTGAATGCGCGAAACCTAAAACGCACTGTCATCCAGCGGCATAAACTTCTGCCAACCGATACTTTGTGTCGTTGCTTTTGCGCCGTTGGGGGTCATCAACAAGCAGTATATTCGATAATCGATGTCGTCTTTCAAAAACCGCGTATTACCGCCTGCAAACGCGACCAGAACCCCGCCAGGATGGGCGCTGGCGGGGCGGGCTGCGTAGTTCGTATTTTGTGTCGGTGGGCTGACTGTTGGCGTATCACTGAATAGATCAGGCGAGCTTGGCCAGTTCAATATACTGGGATCGTAATCTCCCTTACCGCCGTTTATCCCTGCAACGGGATACGGAGCCGTAGCGGAGGTAGGAGCTTGCGGGGTTGTTGTTGATGTATCCCACCAAACGAAACCAGTTCCGCGCTCCCAAGAGTTCTGCGCAGCATTTAAATTTGCGGTAAGAACACATGGAGAGTCGTTGTAATAAAAAGCGTCCATGTTCTCGGCAATCAATAGTGTATTGGTCGGACCATCCTTGATGTCAGTCAAAGTCACTTTCAGTTTTCCCAGAACCTTATCTTGAAAAATCCCGTTCGCTGCCGATTCGATTGGGTTGCTCCCACCAATAGTTTTGTAGATGCACACATTCGGATTGATAAACTTGTCGAGTAACCCCGTATTTGCAACGTAGCTCGTCCATGGGCTAGATTTTCCTGCTCCCGAGGAATCGCTTGGACAGACGGAAAGTTCAAAATAAGGAAGCGATGTAATTGCCCCGGCTTGGAGTGCTTGGTAGACGTCCGTCTTTCCGAGGTTTGGCATCAGCGCCACTTGCCAATTCATGACGATCTTGGAGCCATTTTGCACGTTCATCACTTGCCGATAGCCCGGAAAGGTATCCTTGGAGGTGACGTATTGCTGAATCGCTTGGGCAAAGTTTCGCTGGTTGTTCATGCACGTCGATTGCCGTGCCGATTCCCGCGCATTATTCACCGCCGGCAGCAGCAAGCCGGCGAGCATGGCGATGATCGCGATCACCACCAATAGCTCCACCAAGGTAAAGCCCGCGCGTCGCGTTAGAGAGGTTTGTGCGAAATAGCGCGCGAGCCGTCGACCGGAACGTGGATGCCTGGACATGGCCGTATCTTCTCCTCTATGGCCCGAGGTTGCAAAATCTGTCTGTTGCCATTATCTCACATGGCGGCGGATTTCGCTAGCGTTTTTCTGGCCGGGACCAATGAGAAGGCGGTTTCTTCGCCGCGATTCGAGCCACTCCGATGCTATATTACGCGGCTAGCGAATTGCCCGTGGTGGGAAATAGTGTGCATGCTCCTGAAACCGCCGCCCGTCCAGAAAGCGTGTTTGATGCCCCGTGCTACGGATGCTTTTGGATGCCCCAAGCTTTGTCGGCGACGGCCCTAGAGACGGCGGTGGAAGGTGACGGCTCTTGATGAGGGCTTGTTGCTGACGCTCTAGCCTGTCGAGTTGAAGCATTTGATCGTCTGACTGTTGTCGCTGAAGAAGCCGCGGTCGAACAATGGTCTGATAGGCGTTCTGATACTGCGGATTGCGCGGGTTAAATTGATAGAGTTGCAGATAAGGGGTAGTTGTCGGAGGCGGAACAATATTATGGAACGGGGGAGCGCCAAAGCATGCAGAGGCTCCCATCATTGCTGCAGCGACAGCGAGTACGAATCGCAGGCATCGGGCATTCATGTCTGGCCTTTCCACCATTTGCCCTAGTGCCACCTTTTGGTGGGCAACAGGCA
This window contains:
- the glnD gene encoding [protein-PII] uridylyltransferase, producing the protein MSSGVNLRAAVLAARDWLCAQRADLHRQHQAGSPGIQVSTRLTDMLDRAVLDLYRAAINDLISATDAESIQDQIALVALGGQARREVAPFSDADVMVLHLAGAAEQIDGLRRRLQQDLSDVRLSPGQNWWTIEQACKGALKDATVFTSLIESRLLAGSETLFARFQSRFRRTTRRHWRRLVGAIDQSRGEQRAQFGETVYLLEPNVKESPGGLRDMQLLRWVGFVRYGQASPESLQLLAALSKEDQIAMRRATEFFLRVRNELHFHAQHANDVLDRAEQVRLADLFGCRGADGILPVEQFMRDYFRHSRAVQQIVSRFVEGADPWIRWGERLSPIFGHQVEGDFRVGPTRISATKRGLKKLRGDLVEILRLADLANMYNKRIAHSTWEAIHRTAPQLPAVVPREASERFLSLLSQPARLGELLRSLHELGALEKLIPAFTHARGLLQFNEYHKYTVDEHCLRAVEAATSLLDVPRPWAKVYRSIQEKRTLHLALLIHDLGKGYVDDHSDVGLQIAEETARRLRMPPREAETLKFLVHKHLMMSHLAFRRDTSDDQLIVRFAVEVGSAEVLRMLLVLTCADLAAVGPGVFNSWKGEVLIDLYERALRHLSGDTPSLAADERRADARTAIERETDTAWFERQIDLLPSSYLMTTPAPQIADELRRLRNLGTSEARVWHLYSPETKIIEYTIGTYESITPGVFHKLAGALSSQGLQILSANINTLADGLVLDRFRVQDPDFSCAPASQRLEEIDRRLIDSLACGEPPVFRRVWQSSTRRASDVLHIQPTRVRIDNSTSEQFTIIDVFACDRLGLLYTISRTLFDLGLSVSLAKIGTYLDQVVDVFYVTDELGDKIENEDRLDQIRTRLLQAIQVLESGAPANAAQA
- a CDS encoding glutaredoxin family protein, with product MKRLPSDPMPTAILYTRQGCCLCEQAKSVLFSHGLSIDEIDVDSDPALREKYDHWVPVVAIDGKERFRGRIDEVLLRRLLRN
- a CDS encoding serine/threonine protein kinase produces the protein MVALSTDKFGDLLRRSELVDQDALDQAIAKIEREAGLSIDGPALADKLVEARLITPWHREKLLEGKYKGFRLGDKYKLLGHIGTGGMSTVYLAEHSKMQRLVAIKLLPKKRVNDSSYLARFYREAQAAAKLDHKNIVRAYDIDHQDDNHFLVMEYVEGRDLQTYVRDAGQLDYDLAADFIRQAAEGLEHAHQAGLIHRDIKPSNLLVDQRGVVKVLDMGLARWEDDKAASLTIAHEENVLGTADYLAPEQAKNSHSVDKRADIYSLGCTLYFLLTGHAPFPTGSLPERIAKHLSEMPKSIYEDRRDAPQALVDVCLRMMAKNAEARYQSAGEVAATLTKWLQSRGKDVTGDSTLRGDSRPVGPPPRRPLHPPRRKDKSSDDDTVSNRNQDTIKGKSNSFSPPRGPARPSSDSQILHGGSSVRISGSSIIRHGSSIVRADSSSVLGGKSGALKGSGKSLPVAKSLKQKDDEPLSSLLEEAAELVQHEMEDRIRAGANRTPARPNQPNSPAGYTPSYRQPSADGGLPIWAWAVIGAAIVAALIGVAIIASSGG
- a CDS encoding DUF1559 domain-containing protein, coding for MVIAIIAMLAGLLLPAVNNARESARQSTCMNNQRNFAQAIQQYVTSKDTFPGYRQVMNVQNGSKIVMNWQVALMPNLGKTDVYQALQAGAITSLPYFELSVCPSDSSGAGKSSPWTSYVANTGLLDKFINPNVCIYKTIGGSNPIESAANGIFQDKVLGKLKVTLTDIKDGPTNTLLIAENMDAFYYNDSPCVLTANLNAAQNSWERGTGFVWWDTSTTTPQAPTSATAPYPVAGINGGKGDYDPSILNWPSSPDLFSDTPTVSPPTQNTNYAARPASAHPGGVLVAFAGGNTRFLKDDIDYRIYCLLMTPNGAKATTQSIGWQKFMPLDDSAF